The Paenibacillus sp. YPG26 genome includes a window with the following:
- a CDS encoding YhgE/Pip domain-containing protein: MKKLGSIYVSDIRNIATNWTAAVVILGLILLPSLYAWFNIAASWDPYSSTQGIQIAVTNLDKGAQVQDKPINLGLEIKKSLEANPKIGWVFVSHEAAQTGLKQGNYYAAIEIPEEFSQRIASVLTPDPVKAEIRYTVNEKINAVAPKITSKGASSITQEINRNFVKTANGAIFKIFNELGIELEQQLPLINTMKGVLYKLETLFPEINRAADLAVKDLQESNKIIKAVQSRVPAAAELARKGTEFSSGLIHFLDQSSSALSSAAPHVKLTLLQIRQALERAELGIAAAAAETENQTNDKAPEALNSILVEAQERAAEALAGARSFESLIDSMNAVAPSASLTAISDQIKDVIARSEALQSSLLQAPKPGSEPNRALLDNSRNIVKSVSSKLDQMIASYDQAILPELQTALSQAKSTAARTRSTLLEAQRSLPRVEQILTDASLGLTQGLKEAEHVRNRLPEAEAKLRSVGDRLHALEQEGHLEDLIKLLQLNYQKESEFFAEPVVLAENKIFPIPNYGSAMSPFFTTLSLWVGGLLLVSMLTTEVHSKGEYSSYQMYCGRFLTFGTLALLQAFFVATGDLLVLGTYAKEKLLFILFSLLISLVFMLMIYTLVSVFGNVGKALAIVLLVLQLAGSGGTFPIQVTPPFFQLIYPFLPFTYGIGLLREAVGGIVPELVTRDILILTLYGLLALLLGLTLKSGINRLAAPLVQKARKSGLIH; the protein is encoded by the coding sequence ATGAAGAAGCTAGGCTCCATCTATGTAAGCGACATTCGAAATATCGCAACCAACTGGACAGCAGCTGTTGTCATCCTCGGGCTCATACTTCTTCCCTCTTTATATGCCTGGTTCAATATTGCCGCATCCTGGGACCCATACAGCTCAACTCAAGGTATTCAGATTGCGGTGACCAATCTGGATAAGGGCGCACAGGTACAAGATAAGCCTATAAATCTCGGGCTTGAGATCAAAAAATCTCTAGAGGCAAATCCCAAGATCGGATGGGTCTTCGTCTCCCATGAAGCCGCTCAGACCGGGCTGAAGCAAGGTAACTATTACGCGGCGATTGAAATCCCGGAGGAATTCTCACAGCGTATTGCCAGTGTGCTTACACCCGATCCGGTAAAGGCAGAAATTCGTTACACCGTGAACGAAAAAATAAATGCGGTGGCTCCAAAAATCACGTCGAAAGGAGCCAGTTCCATCACCCAGGAGATAAATCGCAATTTCGTCAAGACCGCTAACGGCGCTATTTTCAAAATATTCAATGAACTTGGAATCGAACTGGAGCAGCAGCTGCCTCTAATCAACACAATGAAGGGGGTGCTCTATAAGCTTGAGACGCTATTCCCGGAGATCAACCGGGCAGCAGATTTGGCTGTTAAGGATCTCCAAGAAAGCAACAAGATCATTAAGGCGGTGCAGTCCCGGGTTCCTGCCGCAGCTGAGCTTGCCCGCAAAGGGACTGAATTCAGCAGTGGACTGATTCATTTCCTCGATCAAAGCAGTTCAGCTCTGTCAAGCGCGGCTCCCCATGTCAAACTGACTCTGTTACAGATCAGACAGGCACTTGAGAGGGCTGAACTCGGCATCGCTGCGGCAGCGGCTGAGACAGAGAACCAGACGAATGATAAAGCCCCTGAAGCCCTGAATTCAATTCTGGTTGAAGCACAAGAGAGGGCAGCAGAAGCCTTGGCGGGAGCCCGTTCATTCGAGTCACTGATTGACAGTATGAATGCGGTGGCTCCATCTGCTTCTCTAACCGCCATATCCGATCAAATAAAGGACGTTATAGCACGTTCAGAAGCTCTCCAGAGCTCCCTGCTGCAAGCCCCCAAGCCAGGCAGTGAGCCGAATAGGGCACTGCTGGACAATTCCAGGAATATAGTAAAGTCTGTTAGTTCTAAGCTGGATCAGATGATCGCAAGCTATGATCAGGCAATCCTACCGGAGCTGCAGACGGCCCTCTCCCAGGCAAAAAGTACTGCTGCCCGTACGCGTTCCACTCTGTTAGAGGCTCAGCGTTCACTTCCTAGAGTGGAGCAGATTCTAACCGATGCCTCTCTGGGACTCACACAGGGCTTAAAGGAAGCCGAGCATGTTAGAAACCGGCTGCCTGAAGCTGAAGCTAAGCTCAGATCAGTCGGAGACAGACTGCATGCTTTGGAACAAGAAGGGCACTTGGAAGACCTGATTAAGCTGCTTCAGCTGAACTATCAGAAGGAAAGTGAATTCTTCGCTGAGCCCGTGGTTCTGGCGGAGAATAAGATATTTCCAATTCCGAACTATGGCTCTGCCATGTCTCCCTTCTTCACTACCTTATCCCTCTGGGTAGGAGGCCTGCTGCTCGTATCCATGCTCACAACCGAAGTGCACTCCAAGGGAGAGTACTCAAGCTATCAGATGTACTGTGGGCGGTTTCTCACTTTTGGAACACTGGCCTTGCTGCAAGCATTTTTTGTAGCCACAGGAGACCTCCTGGTTCTAGGGACTTACGCCAAGGAGAAGCTCCTCTTCATTCTGTTCAGCCTGCTGATCAGCCTGGTATTTATGCTTATGATCTATACGTTGGTGTCCGTATTTGGCAATGTCGGAAAAGCCTTGGCCATTGTGCTGCTGGTGCTGCAGCTGGCCGGCTCCGGGGGAACCTTCCCGATCCAGGTCACGCCGCCCTTCTTCCAGCTGATCTACCCGTTCCTGCCATTCACCTATGGCATCGGCCTGCTCCGCGAAGCGGTGG